From Mycolicibacterium nivoides, a single genomic window includes:
- a CDS encoding PQQ-dependent sugar dehydrogenase has product MRVWAARSAIALITAAALAACGTNPEPSPPPSVSSAAQPPAGLASAPLHVPAELAQAPLDEPRQALIPAGWTIEVIARVPKARMAAFAPDGALLVSVPATGQVLTVRPDRRTLLDGLEQPHGLFFAGTTLYVAESNRIDAYDYADGRAVNHRTIAGDLPDAKSPELRGAYSHALKSVVVGSDGAVYFSIGSTGNTSAEDRTATPPRATIMRVPPGGGPAAPFATGVRNGTGLALAPDGALWTAVNNRDNVPDPQGRVRQDYVDDHPPETVAKVTPGRELGWPYCNPDGAPPAGFIRDMDTNADGDKMDCAALAPVEQTLGAHSAPLGMSFTELSGHGPGALVGVHGSWNRESPQAPEVSFFGWHNGTLGPQQTLVSGFQADDGTRWGRPVAAIAGPDGAVYITDDYAGAVYRLAP; this is encoded by the coding sequence ATGCGGGTTTGGGCGGCGCGTAGCGCGATCGCACTGATCACCGCGGCCGCGCTGGCCGCGTGTGGGACGAACCCCGAACCCTCGCCCCCGCCGTCGGTATCGAGCGCCGCGCAACCGCCCGCCGGGCTGGCCTCCGCGCCCCTGCACGTCCCCGCCGAACTCGCCCAGGCCCCGCTCGACGAACCGCGCCAGGCGCTGATCCCCGCCGGCTGGACCATCGAGGTGATCGCCCGCGTACCCAAGGCCAGGATGGCCGCCTTCGCCCCCGATGGCGCGTTGCTGGTGTCGGTGCCGGCCACCGGGCAGGTGCTCACGGTGCGCCCTGACCGGCGCACTCTGCTCGACGGACTGGAACAGCCACACGGACTCTTCTTCGCCGGGACGACCCTGTATGTCGCCGAGAGCAACCGCATCGACGCCTACGACTACGCCGACGGCCGGGCCGTCAACCACCGCACCATCGCCGGTGACCTGCCCGACGCCAAGAGCCCCGAACTGCGGGGCGCCTATTCCCACGCACTCAAGAGCGTGGTCGTGGGATCCGATGGTGCGGTGTACTTTTCGATCGGATCGACCGGCAACACCTCGGCCGAGGACCGCACCGCCACCCCGCCTCGAGCCACCATCATGCGGGTGCCGCCCGGTGGTGGGCCTGCGGCGCCGTTCGCCACCGGGGTGCGCAACGGCACGGGCCTGGCCCTCGCGCCGGACGGCGCGCTGTGGACGGCGGTGAACAACCGCGACAACGTGCCCGATCCACAGGGCCGGGTGCGCCAGGACTATGTGGACGACCACCCACCGGAGACAGTGGCCAAAGTAACGCCGGGGCGCGAATTGGGTTGGCCCTACTGCAATCCCGACGGAGCACCACCAGCCGGGTTCATCCGGGACATGGACACCAACGCCGACGGCGACAAGATGGATTGCGCGGCGCTGGCACCGGTCGAGCAGACATTGGGCGCGCATTCGGCGCCACTGGGGATGAGTTTCACCGAGCTTTCCGGCCATGGTCCCGGCGCACTGGTGGGGGTGCACGGCTCGTGGAACCGGGAGTCGCCGCAGGCTCCCGAGGTATCGTTCTTCGGTTGGCACAATGGAACATTGGGCCCGCAGCAGACCCTGGTCTCCGGTTTCCAAGCGGACGACGGCACTCGCTGGGGCCGCCCCGTGGCCGCGATTGCCGGCCCGGACGGCGCCGTGTACATCACCGATGACTACGCCGGCGCGGTGTATCGGCTGGCGCCTTAG
- a CDS encoding phosphodiester glycosidase family protein, translating to MPGLAKLLKRAVATASAVAVCVALATTGSPVARAEDARALLLGAIANTKGAYLVYNFGGQFAAPFLSADGRAYTLNNGGHLMAMKNASSRLNPRLLVDSHQGYQSRCERTPGARTSEGLWQASETYAPLAAWQVLGQPTIAVNANFFDVRGQQGGSWRDTKCSSPLGAYVDNTRGQGRANTAVTGTLAYAGKQGLSGGDERWAALATMILPMGGAPYVVMPKGPDDYDSASPVIQRLLDQNARFVAVAGIGLLAPGDTGQLNDPGPSAARTAVGYNRAADQLFVFQGGSYTPDNIQDLFRGLGADNALLLDGGGSSAIVLRRDSGGMWSGAGSPRGNCDTRQVLCDSRERALPSWLAFN from the coding sequence GTGCCAGGCCTGGCAAAACTCCTCAAGCGTGCGGTCGCCACTGCGTCCGCCGTTGCCGTCTGTGTGGCATTAGCCACCACCGGCTCCCCCGTCGCGCGCGCCGAGGACGCCCGGGCACTGCTGCTCGGCGCGATCGCCAACACCAAGGGCGCCTACCTCGTCTACAACTTCGGTGGCCAGTTCGCCGCACCGTTCCTGTCCGCCGACGGCCGCGCCTACACGCTGAACAACGGCGGCCACCTGATGGCCATGAAGAACGCCTCCAGCCGGCTCAACCCGCGCCTGCTGGTCGACAGCCATCAGGGCTATCAGTCCCGCTGCGAGCGCACCCCCGGAGCCAGAACCAGCGAGGGACTCTGGCAGGCGTCGGAAACCTATGCGCCCCTCGCCGCGTGGCAGGTGCTGGGGCAGCCGACCATCGCCGTCAATGCCAACTTCTTCGACGTGCGCGGGCAGCAGGGCGGATCGTGGCGCGACACCAAGTGCTCATCCCCGCTGGGCGCGTACGTGGACAACACCCGCGGGCAGGGCCGGGCAAATACCGCGGTCACCGGCACCCTGGCGTATGCAGGCAAGCAGGGCCTGTCCGGCGGCGACGAACGCTGGGCGGCGCTGGCCACCATGATCCTGCCGATGGGCGGCGCTCCGTATGTGGTGATGCCAAAGGGACCCGACGACTATGACTCGGCCTCCCCGGTGATCCAGCGGCTGCTGGATCAGAACGCCCGGTTCGTGGCAGTGGCCGGCATCGGATTGCTCGCCCCTGGCGACACCGGTCAGCTCAACGACCCGGGCCCCAGTGCGGCGCGCACCGCGGTCGGTTACAACCGGGCCGCCGATCAGCTGTTCGTGTTCCAGGGCGGCAGCTACACGCCGGACAACATCCAGGACCTGTTCCGCGGCCTGGGCGCGGACAACGCCCTGCTGCTCGACGGTGGCGGCTCGTCGGCGATCGTGTTGCGCCGCGATTCCGGCGGCATGTGGAGCGGCGCCGGGTCGCCCCGCGGGAACTGCGATACCCGGCAGGTGCTGTGCGACTCGCGCGAGCGGGCACTGCCCAGCTGGCTCGCCTTCAACTGA
- a CDS encoding TMEM165/GDT1 family protein, with translation MLAALLLSFAVIFVAELGDKSQLMAMTFALRYRWWVVLVGITAATTAVHLISVAVGHYLGAALPTHLLGILAGVAFVFFGLWTLRGDKLSDDEATRAQRSTAPAFFTVTSAFLLAELGDKTMLATITLAADNDWVGVWIGSTIGMVAADALAIVVGAIAGKHLPERVIQLGAAALFVIFGLAMLLEGAFPTAPVLATTAGAIAVTALCAAGLRALPPHLRPAVMRKPQAAEPANSDQPGAIAP, from the coding sequence GTGCTCGCTGCTCTGCTCTTGAGCTTCGCTGTCATCTTCGTCGCCGAACTCGGCGACAAGTCGCAGCTGATGGCCATGACCTTCGCACTGCGCTACCGCTGGTGGGTGGTGCTCGTCGGTATCACCGCCGCCACCACCGCAGTTCACCTGATCTCCGTCGCGGTCGGCCACTACCTGGGCGCTGCGCTGCCGACGCACCTGCTCGGCATCCTGGCCGGGGTGGCGTTCGTGTTCTTCGGGCTGTGGACCCTGCGCGGCGACAAGCTGTCCGACGATGAGGCGACTCGTGCCCAGCGTTCGACCGCCCCGGCGTTCTTCACCGTCACCTCGGCCTTCCTGCTCGCCGAGCTCGGCGACAAGACGATGCTCGCAACCATCACGCTCGCCGCCGACAACGACTGGGTGGGTGTGTGGATCGGTTCCACCATCGGCATGGTGGCCGCCGACGCACTCGCCATCGTGGTCGGGGCGATCGCCGGCAAGCACTTGCCCGAGCGCGTGATCCAGCTGGGCGCGGCGGCGCTGTTCGTCATCTTCGGTCTGGCGATGCTGCTGGAGGGCGCGTTCCCGACGGCCCCGGTATTGGCGACCACCGCGGGTGCGATTGCCGTGACAGCGCTGTGCGCGGCGGGCCTGCGTGCGCTGCCCCCACATTTGCGGCCGGCGGTGATGCGCAAGCCCCAGGCGGCCGAACCAGCTAACTCCGATCAACCAGGTGCGATCGCCCCTTGA
- a CDS encoding adenylate/guanylate cyclase domain-containing protein, translated as MTEQLSTEKAWLMARTEGSARLWQTQPADMAAALPYFRATMTHFVALHGGILSTRQPACDGFTATFDRAADAVSCALYLQLTPLDPFDLCIGVHTSRTGTKRLRDIAHGGQTLISGTTASAVAGDLPAGATLKYLGSQRMGDAEPQERLLQLCHPGLRKYLQPLRMPNAVLAEILVN; from the coding sequence GTGACCGAACAGCTGTCGACCGAGAAGGCATGGCTGATGGCCCGCACCGAGGGATCCGCACGCCTGTGGCAAACGCAACCCGCGGACATGGCGGCCGCGCTTCCGTATTTTCGGGCGACGATGACCCACTTTGTCGCGCTCCACGGCGGGATCCTGTCGACGAGGCAACCCGCCTGCGACGGTTTCACGGCCACCTTCGACCGTGCCGCTGACGCGGTGTCCTGCGCGCTGTACCTGCAGTTGACGCCGTTGGATCCGTTTGACCTGTGTATCGGCGTGCACACCTCACGCACCGGTACGAAGCGCTTGCGCGACATCGCTCACGGGGGACAGACGTTGATCTCGGGCACGACGGCGTCAGCGGTTGCCGGCGATCTTCCCGCGGGCGCGACACTGAAATACCTTGGCAGCCAACGCATGGGAGACGCCGAGCCCCAGGAACGACTTCTACAGCTGTGTCACCCGGGATTGCGTAAGTACCTGCAGCCCCTGCGGATGCCGAATGCTGTTCTGGCCGAGATCCTGGTGAACTAG
- a CDS encoding helix-turn-helix transcriptional regulator, with the protein MADQQLGDLKLLRRVRDRIDREYAQPLNVEALARGVNMSAGHLSRQFKIAYGESPYSYLMTRRIERAMALLRRGDMSVTEVCFAVGCSSLGTFSTRFTELVGIPPSRYREQTAEVTDGLPSCMEKHVTKPIRNREAAAVGLHLASDA; encoded by the coding sequence GTGGCCGACCAACAGCTAGGCGATCTCAAGCTGCTGCGCCGGGTCCGGGACCGTATCGACCGCGAGTACGCGCAGCCGCTGAACGTCGAGGCACTTGCCCGCGGGGTCAACATGTCCGCCGGACACCTCAGCAGGCAGTTCAAGATCGCCTACGGCGAGTCACCGTATTCCTATCTGATGACCCGTCGTATCGAGCGTGCCATGGCGCTGCTGCGTCGCGGCGACATGTCTGTCACCGAGGTCTGCTTCGCCGTCGGCTGCTCCTCTCTCGGCACGTTCAGCACCCGGTTCACCGAACTCGTCGGCATCCCGCCCAGCCGTTACCGCGAGCAGACCGCCGAGGTGACCGATGGCCTGCCGTCGTGCATGGAGAAGCACGTCACCAAACCGATCAGGAATCGAGAAGCGGCTGCGGTGGGTCTGCACCTAGCGTCGGATGCATGA
- a CDS encoding ATP-binding cassette domain-containing protein, which translates to MSTATTHPADSHDLIRVTGARENNLKDVDIELPKRRLTVFTGVSGSGKSSLVFDTIAAESQRLINETYSAFVQGFMPNLARPEVDVLDGLTTAIIVDQQRMGADPRSTVGTATDTGAMLRILFSRLGTPHIVSPQAFSFNVASISGAGAVTLEKGGRTVKERRDFNIVGGMCPRCEGRGAVNDIDLSALYDDTKSLNEGALTIPGYSMDGWYGRIFRGCGFFDPDKPINKFTKKELDALLHKEATKLKVDGVNLTYLGLIPQIQKSFLSKDVEAMQPHIRAFVERAVTFTTCPECDGTRLSEIARSVKIEGVNIAELCAMQITELAAWLGSLAKKPAAKSVTPLLAALQHTLDSFVEIGLGYLSLDRPAGTLSGGEAQRVKMIRHLGSSLTDVTYVFDEPTIGLHPHDIARMNDLLLALRDKGNTVLVVEHKPETISIADHVVDLGPGAGSAGGEVVFQGSVAGLRTSDTVTGHHLGYRAGLKDSVRKANGAMEIRGADTHNLRDVDVDIPLGALVVITGVAGSGKSSLIDGSVAGRDGVVVVDQSPIRGSRRSNPATYSGLLDPIRKAFAKANDVKPALFSSNSEGACPACNGAGVIYTDLGVMATVETTCEECEGKRFGASVLQYTLGGRNIAEVLAMPVSEAERYFGEGDAKVPAAQKILSRMADVGLGYLTLGQPLTTLSGGERQRLKLAARLGDTGADKADTLILDEPTTGLHLADVEQLLGLLDRLVDSGKSVIAIEHHQAVMAHADWIIDLGPGAGHDGGRVVFEGTPADLVAERATLTGQHLAEYVGN; encoded by the coding sequence ATGAGCACCGCCACGACCCACCCCGCCGACAGCCACGATCTGATCCGGGTCACCGGTGCCCGGGAGAACAATCTCAAGGACGTCGACATCGAGTTGCCCAAGCGCCGGTTGACGGTGTTCACGGGCGTCTCGGGGTCGGGCAAGAGCTCGCTGGTGTTCGACACGATCGCCGCGGAGTCCCAGCGGCTGATCAACGAGACCTACAGCGCCTTCGTCCAGGGTTTCATGCCGAACCTGGCACGCCCTGAGGTCGACGTACTCGACGGGCTGACCACCGCGATCATCGTCGACCAGCAGCGGATGGGCGCCGACCCGCGCTCCACGGTCGGCACCGCCACCGATACCGGGGCGATGCTACGTATCCTGTTCAGCCGGCTGGGCACTCCGCATATCGTTTCGCCGCAAGCCTTTTCGTTCAACGTGGCCTCGATCAGCGGGGCGGGTGCGGTGACGCTGGAGAAGGGCGGGCGCACCGTCAAGGAGCGTCGCGACTTCAACATCGTCGGCGGCATGTGCCCGCGCTGTGAGGGACGTGGCGCGGTCAACGACATCGACCTGAGCGCGCTGTACGACGACACCAAATCGCTGAACGAGGGTGCGCTGACCATCCCCGGCTACAGCATGGACGGCTGGTACGGCCGGATCTTCCGGGGCTGCGGCTTCTTCGACCCGGACAAGCCGATCAACAAGTTCACCAAGAAGGAGCTCGACGCGCTGCTGCACAAGGAGGCGACCAAGCTCAAGGTCGACGGGGTCAACCTGACCTACCTCGGGCTGATCCCGCAGATCCAGAAGTCGTTCCTGTCCAAGGACGTCGAGGCCATGCAGCCGCACATCCGGGCGTTCGTCGAACGTGCGGTCACGTTCACCACCTGCCCGGAGTGCGACGGCACCCGGCTGTCGGAGATCGCACGCTCGGTGAAGATCGAGGGTGTCAACATCGCCGAGCTGTGCGCGATGCAGATCACCGAACTGGCCGCCTGGCTGGGCAGCCTCGCGAAGAAGCCCGCCGCCAAGTCGGTGACTCCGCTGCTGGCGGCGTTGCAGCACACGCTGGATTCGTTCGTCGAGATCGGATTGGGCTATCTGTCGCTGGACCGCCCGGCGGGCACCCTGTCCGGCGGAGAGGCCCAGCGCGTCAAGATGATCCGCCACCTGGGGTCGTCCCTGACCGATGTCACCTACGTGTTCGACGAGCCGACCATCGGCCTGCACCCGCACGACATCGCCCGGATGAACGATCTGCTGCTGGCCCTGCGGGACAAGGGCAACACCGTGCTGGTGGTCGAGCACAAGCCCGAGACGATCTCGATCGCCGACCATGTCGTTGACCTGGGTCCGGGCGCTGGATCGGCCGGGGGCGAGGTGGTCTTCCAGGGCAGTGTTGCGGGCCTGCGAACCAGCGACACCGTCACGGGCCACCACCTGGGCTACCGCGCCGGGCTGAAGGATTCAGTGCGGAAAGCCAACGGCGCCATGGAGATCCGCGGGGCCGACACCCACAATCTGCGCGATGTGGACGTCGACATCCCGCTGGGCGCCCTGGTGGTGATCACCGGCGTCGCGGGCTCGGGCAAGAGTTCGTTGATCGACGGCTCGGTGGCAGGCAGGGACGGCGTGGTGGTGGTCGATCAGAGCCCGATCCGCGGCTCGCGCCGCAGCAACCCGGCGACCTACTCCGGGCTGCTCGACCCGATCCGTAAGGCATTCGCGAAGGCCAACGACGTCAAACCGGCACTGTTCAGCTCGAACTCGGAGGGGGCCTGTCCTGCGTGCAACGGCGCCGGGGTGATCTACACCGACCTCGGGGTGATGGCCACCGTCGAGACCACGTGCGAGGAGTGTGAGGGCAAGCGGTTCGGCGCGTCGGTGCTGCAATACACCCTCGGCGGACGCAACATCGCCGAGGTCCTGGCCATGCCCGTCAGTGAGGCGGAGCGGTACTTCGGCGAAGGCGATGCGAAAGTTCCTGCCGCACAGAAGATCCTGTCACGGATGGCCGATGTGGGCCTGGGTTACCTGACGCTCGGGCAGCCACTGACGACACTGTCCGGTGGTGAGCGGCAGCGACTCAAACTCGCTGCGCGCCTCGGCGACACCGGGGCCGACAAGGCCGATACGTTGATCCTCGACGAGCCGACCACGGGCCTGCACCTGGCCGACGTCGAGCAGTTGCTCGGACTGCTGGACCGGCTGGTGGATTCGGGCAAGTCGGTGATCGCGATCGAGCATCACCAGGCGGTGATGGCGCACGCCGACTGGATCATCGACCTGGGACCGGGCGCCGGACACGACGGCGGTCGCGTCGTCTTCGAAGGCACCCCGGCAGATCTGGTCGCCGAGCGCGCCACACTGACGGGGCAACACCTCGCCGAATATGTGGGTAACTGA
- a CDS encoding ribonuclease domain-containing protein: MGRSRIAALAVLCGLLSGCCAPTQPTSSPAVSAPASPAKSAAADGTCDLGGLPPEADKTVELIQSGGPFPYPRNDGVVFGNYEGRLPKHERGYYREYTVPTPGNKHRGKRRIVTGGAPRNDPPEYYYTGDHYESFCLIGGM, from the coding sequence ATGGGACGATCGCGCATTGCGGCGCTGGCAGTGCTGTGCGGCCTGCTTTCGGGCTGCTGCGCTCCGACTCAACCCACGTCATCTCCGGCGGTCTCGGCACCGGCATCACCGGCGAAGTCAGCGGCAGCGGACGGCACGTGCGACCTGGGTGGCCTTCCGCCGGAGGCGGACAAGACCGTAGAGCTGATCCAGTCCGGTGGGCCGTTTCCGTACCCGCGCAACGACGGCGTCGTCTTCGGAAACTACGAAGGCCGGTTGCCCAAGCATGAGCGCGGCTACTACCGCGAGTACACGGTCCCGACGCCCGGCAACAAACACCGCGGCAAGCGGCGCATCGTCACCGGCGGAGCACCGCGGAACGACCCGCCCGAGTACTACTACACCGGCGACCACTACGAGTCCTTCTGCCTGATCGGAGGCATGTGA
- a CDS encoding barstar family protein — protein sequence MKTYRIDGAKVASKADFFTEIGRAVNGDGGYFGSNLDALADCLRGGFGTPDNRKFRFVMTSYRNIKEALGQDTWSTVLSIFATEGVDLWLEN from the coding sequence GTGAAGACGTATCGGATCGATGGGGCCAAGGTTGCCTCCAAGGCGGACTTCTTCACCGAGATCGGCCGTGCGGTCAACGGCGACGGCGGTTACTTCGGCTCGAATCTGGATGCGCTGGCCGACTGCCTGCGCGGTGGCTTCGGCACCCCGGACAACCGCAAGTTCCGGTTCGTCATGACGTCCTACCGAAATATCAAAGAGGCACTCGGGCAAGACACCTGGAGCACCGTGCTGTCGATCTTCGCCACCGAAGGCGTCGACCTGTGGCTGGAGAACTGA
- a CDS encoding VOC family protein — MTHDMTDTAIRIHNTFLPHEDPEASLAFYRDVLGFEVRLDVGGGKMRWITVGPVGQPDTSIVLHPPAADPGITDDERRLIAEMMAKGTYSIIVLATKDLDATFEKLQATDTEIVQEPTDQPYGVRDCAVRDPAGTMIRIQELP; from the coding sequence ATGACACATGACATGACAGACACGGCCATCAGAATTCACAACACCTTCCTGCCGCACGAGGATCCGGAAGCCTCCCTGGCCTTCTACCGCGATGTCCTCGGCTTCGAGGTCCGCCTCGACGTCGGCGGCGGCAAGATGCGCTGGATCACCGTCGGGCCGGTCGGCCAGCCCGACACCTCCATCGTGTTGCATCCGCCGGCCGCCGACCCGGGGATCACCGACGACGAGCGCCGCCTGATCGCCGAGATGATGGCCAAGGGCACGTACTCGATCATCGTGCTGGCCACCAAGGATCTGGATGCCACGTTCGAGAAACTGCAGGCCACCGATACCGAGATCGTCCAGGAACCGACCGACCAGCCCTACGGCGTGCGCGACTGCGCCGTCCGTGACCCCGCCGGAACCATGATCCGAATCCAGGAGTTGCCCTAA
- a CDS encoding acyltransferase family protein, with the protein MTTLAEPTARRGSTASGRKALPNKQFRPDIEGLRAVAVLAVVLFHAGVPGFDGGFIGVDVFFVVSGFLITGLLWREASGTGTVRMTRFYAGRARRLLPAAALVLVATSMAATLLLPPLRARSVLADAIASALYVGNYRFAAEGTDYLAAETAASPLQHYWSLGVEEQFYLLWPALILGTAWMLTRSGRGTRSAVPYACVLAVVAAASLMVSLSWTQTMPPWAFFSLPTRAWELAAGGLVALTAAHWRSLPPVCAALVGWGGLALILATCTQLGTATPYPGSAALLPVMGTALVIGAGCAIPDLGVGRLLSKPVMRGIGRLSYSWYLWHWPVLLLAPALFGHGLGLAGRLAMMVMALGLAILTLHLVENPTRFAAALRGSSWRSLAVGATATGVAVCAGLVLLAVRPVPTASGPAAVPVAAIGPARAAAPPLTPEQQVQAAVAASADLGAVPSNLSPPLGNITKPEAFVNGCVLSWMDVAVPDCTSGDVNSATKVALIGDSHAGMWQPALETAARQSHWRLDTFAKVTCPPMKLPILSPYLGREFTECKQWRADVLTRIAKERPALIVLDVVRRYGADFGFVSYDQTWLDGLTRLVSQLRGTGARVLVLGPVPDPHTTVPTCLSAHMDDASACAPDRPIAVNDNGIAAEAAAVQAGGGQYARLDQYFCTDRRCPVIVGNTLVFRDDNHITAEYAQLLSPVMARLTESALAPN; encoded by the coding sequence GTGACCACCCTTGCGGAGCCCACGGCCCGCCGCGGCAGCACCGCGAGCGGGCGGAAAGCGCTGCCGAACAAGCAGTTTCGCCCTGACATCGAGGGGCTGCGGGCGGTAGCGGTACTCGCCGTGGTGCTGTTTCACGCCGGGGTGCCCGGATTCGATGGCGGGTTCATCGGCGTCGACGTGTTCTTCGTCGTGTCGGGATTCCTGATCACCGGGCTGTTGTGGCGCGAGGCCTCGGGCACCGGGACGGTGCGGATGACGCGGTTCTATGCCGGACGCGCCCGGCGCCTGCTCCCGGCCGCCGCTCTGGTCCTGGTCGCGACATCGATGGCGGCCACTCTCCTACTCCCCCCGCTGCGGGCCCGCTCGGTGCTGGCCGACGCGATCGCCAGCGCCCTGTACGTCGGGAACTACCGCTTCGCGGCGGAGGGCACCGACTATCTGGCGGCGGAGACGGCGGCGTCTCCGCTGCAGCACTACTGGTCGCTCGGCGTCGAGGAACAGTTCTATCTGTTGTGGCCGGCCCTGATCCTCGGCACTGCCTGGATGCTGACCCGCAGCGGCCGGGGCACCCGTTCGGCCGTCCCGTACGCATGCGTATTGGCGGTGGTGGCCGCCGCCTCGCTGATGGTGTCGCTCTCGTGGACCCAGACGATGCCGCCCTGGGCGTTCTTCTCTCTGCCGACCCGCGCCTGGGAGCTGGCCGCCGGCGGTCTGGTCGCGTTGACCGCGGCGCACTGGCGCAGCCTGCCGCCGGTCTGTGCGGCGCTGGTCGGCTGGGGTGGTCTGGCACTGATCCTGGCGACCTGCACGCAGCTCGGCACGGCCACGCCTTACCCCGGGTCGGCTGCATTGCTTCCGGTGATGGGCACCGCGCTGGTGATCGGGGCGGGTTGTGCGATACCCGATCTGGGTGTGGGACGGCTGCTGTCGAAACCGGTGATGCGTGGCATCGGCCGGTTGTCGTACTCGTGGTACCTGTGGCACTGGCCGGTGCTGCTGTTGGCGCCCGCGCTGTTCGGCCACGGCCTTGGATTGGCCGGTCGGCTGGCGATGATGGTGATGGCGCTGGGCCTGGCGATCCTGACGCTGCACCTCGTCGAGAACCCGACCCGGTTCGCCGCGGCGCTGCGGGGATCGTCGTGGCGCAGCCTTGCCGTCGGCGCGACAGCCACCGGAGTGGCCGTCTGTGCGGGGCTGGTGCTGTTGGCGGTACGTCCGGTGCCGACGGCATCTGGTCCGGCAGCGGTTCCCGTCGCCGCGATCGGACCTGCGCGCGCGGCCGCTCCGCCATTGACTCCCGAGCAGCAGGTGCAGGCGGCTGTCGCCGCCTCGGCTGACCTTGGGGCCGTGCCGTCGAATCTGTCACCGCCGCTGGGCAACATCACCAAACCCGAGGCGTTCGTCAACGGTTGTGTCCTGTCTTGGATGGACGTCGCCGTACCCGACTGCACGTCCGGGGACGTCAACTCGGCCACCAAAGTCGCCCTGATCGGCGATTCTCATGCGGGGATGTGGCAGCCGGCCCTGGAAACCGCCGCACGGCAATCGCATTGGCGGTTGGACACCTTCGCGAAAGTCACCTGCCCACCGATGAAGCTCCCGATCCTCAGCCCCTATCTCGGACGCGAGTTCACCGAATGCAAGCAGTGGCGGGCTGACGTGCTGACCCGGATCGCCAAGGAACGTCCCGCATTGATCGTGCTCGACGTGGTCCGCCGCTACGGCGCGGATTTCGGGTTCGTCAGCTACGACCAGACCTGGCTGGACGGATTGACGCGACTGGTGTCGCAGTTGCGCGGAACCGGAGCGCGGGTCCTGGTGCTCGGCCCCGTACCCGACCCGCACACGACGGTCCCGACGTGCTTGTCGGCGCACATGGACGACGCCTCAGCCTGCGCGCCCGACCGTCCGATCGCCGTGAACGACAATGGGATTGCCGCCGAGGCCGCAGCGGTGCAGGCTGGCGGTGGGCAGTACGCGCGCCTGGACCAGTACTTCTGCACCGACCGACGCTGCCCGGTGATCGTCGGCAACACCCTGGTCTTCCGCGACGACAACCACATCACCGCCGAGTACGCGCAACTGCTGTCGCCGGTGATGGCCCGCCTGACCGAAAGCGCATTGGCGCCCAACTAG